In Bos javanicus breed banteng chromosome 2, ARS-OSU_banteng_1.0, whole genome shotgun sequence, the following proteins share a genomic window:
- the TRIM63 gene encoding E3 ubiquitin-protein ligase TRIM63, whose translation MDYKSSLIQDGNPMENLEKQLICPICLEMFTKPVVILPCQHNLCRKCANDIFQAANPYWTGRVGSAAMSGGRFRCPSCRHEVIMDRHGVYGLQRNLLVENIIDIYKQECSSRPLQKGSHPMCKEHEDEKINIYCLTCEVPTCSMCKVFGAHKACEVAPLQSVFQGQKTELSNCISMLVAGNDRVQTIITQLEDSCRVTKENSHQVKEELSQKFDTLYAILDEKKSELLQRITREQEEKLSFLEALIQQYREQLDKSTKLVETAIQSLDEPGGAIFLLSAKQLIRSIVEASKGCQLGKIEQGFENMDYFTLDLEHVADTLRTIDFGTDEEEEEFIEEEEDHEEEESTEGKEEGHQ comes from the exons ATGGATTATAAGTCGAGCCTGATCCAGGATGGAAACCCCATGGAGAACCTGGAGAAGCAGCTGATCTGCCCCATCTGCCTGGAGATGTTTACCAAGCCGGTGGTCATCTTGCCGTGCCAGCACAACCTCTGCCGAAAGTGTGCCAACGACATCTTCCAG GCTGCCAATCCCTATTGGACTGGCCGGGTTGGCTCCGCGGCCATGTCTGGAGGCCGTTTCCGCTGCCCTTCCTGCCGCCACGAGGTGATCATGGACCGCCACGGAGTGTACGGCCTGCAGCGGAATCTGCTGGTGGAGAACATCATTGACATCTACAAACAGGAGTGCTCCAG CCGGCCGCTGCAGAAGGGCAGCCACCCCATGTGCAAGGAGCACGAAGATGAGAAAATCAACATCTACTGCCTCACGTGCGAGGTGCCCACGTGCTCCATGTGCAAGGTGTTCGGAGCCCACAAGGCCTGCGAGGTGGCCCCACTGCAGAGTGTCTTCCAGGGACAGAAG ACCGAGCTGAGTAACTGTATCTCCATGCTGGTGGCAGGGAATGACCGTGTGCAGACCATCATCACTCAGCTAGAGGACTCCTGTCGAGTGACCAAG GAGAACAGTCACCAGGTGAAAGAAGAACTGAGCCAGAAGTTTGACACGCTGTACGCCATCCTGGACGAGAAGAAGAGCGAGCTGCTGCAGCGGATCACGCGCGAGCAGGAGGAGAAGCTCAGCTTCCTTGAGGCCCTCATCCAGCAGTACCGGGAGCAACTGGACAAGTCCACCAAGCTGGTGGAGACAGCCATCCAGTCTCTGGACGAGCCCGGTGGCGCCATCTTCCTCTTG AGTGCCAAGCAGCTCATCAGAAG CATCGTGGAAGCTTCCAAGGGTTGCCAGCTGGGGAAGATAGAGCAGGGCTTTGAAAACATGGACTACTTTACTTTGGACTTAGAGCACGTAGCTGACACCCTGAGGACCATCGACTTTGGGACAG atgaggaagaggaggagttcattgaagaagaagaagatcaTGAAGAGGAAGAGTCCAcagaggggaaggaagaag gaCACCAGTAA
- the SLC30A2 gene encoding proton-coupled zinc antiporter SLC30A2 isoform X1 yields the protein MKAGERMHLLDAKLAVGTYTTLWQDGTSSIPPSSPGLALQPTELAPQSSHYCHSQKGPGSHGDPKKRAWRQLCVASAFCLLFMIGEVIGGYLAHSLAIMTDAAHLLTDFASMLISLFSLWVSSRPATKTMNFGWHRAEILGALLSVLSIWVVTGVLVYLAAERLISGDYEIKEETMLITSGCAVVVNIIMGLILHQSGHGHSRNPEHSHNASQEQGSPSVRAAFIHVIGDFLQSLGVLVAAFILYFKPEYKFIDPICTFLFSILVLGTTLTILRDVILVLMEGTPKGVDFTAVRNLLLSVEGVEALHSLHIWALTVAQPILSVHIAIAENADAQAVLKAVSDRLQEMFHFHTMTIQIEDYSEDMKDCQSCRGPSD from the exons ATGAAAGCGGGCGAGAGGATGCATCTGTTGGACGCCAAGCTTGCAGTCGG GACTTACACAACTCTGTGGCAGGATGGGACCAGCAGCATCCCTCCGTCTTCACCTGGCCTGGCCTTGCAGCCCACTGAGCTGGCTCCCCAGAGCAGCCACTACTGCCATTCCCAGAAGGGTCCTGGCAGTCACGGTGACCCCAAGAAGAGGGCCTGGCGCCAGCTCTGTGTGGCTTCTGCCTTCTGCCTGTTGTTCATGATTGGGGAAGTCATCG GTGGGTACCTGGCACATAGCTTGGCGATCATGACAGACGCAGCCCACCTGCTCACTGACTTTGCCAGCATGCTTATCAGCCTCTTCTCCCTGTGGGTGTCTTCCCGGCCAGCCACCAAGACCATGAACTTCGGTTGGCATCGAGCTG AGATCCTGGGTGCCCTGCTCTCTGTGCTGTCTATCTGGGTCGTGACGGGGGTGCTGGTGTACTTGGCGGCGGAAAGGCTGATCTCTGGAGACTATGAGATCAAGGAGGAGACCATGTTGATCACGTCGGGCTGTGCTGTGGTCGTGAACATCAT AATGGGGTTGATTCTTCACCAGTCTGGCCATGGACACAGCCGTAACCCCGAGCACAGCCACAACGCCAGCCAggagcagggaagccccagtgtccGAGCTGCCTTTATCCACGTCATTGGAGACTTTCTGCAGAGCTTGGGCGTTTTGGTGGCAGCCTTTATTTTATACTTCAAG CCAGAGTACAAGTTTATAGACCCCATCTGCACCTTCCTGTTCTCCATCCTCGTCCTGGGGACAACCTTGACCATCCTGAGAGATGTGATCCTGGTGCTGATGGAAG GGACCCCCAAGGGTGTGGACTTCACAGCCGTGCGGAATCTGCTGCTGTCCGTGGAGGGCGTGGAAGCCTTGCACAGCCTGCACATCTGGGCGCTGACCGTGGCCCAGCCTATACTGTCTGTCCACATCGCCATCG CTGAGAATGCAGACGCCCAGGCTGTGCTGAAGGCAGTCAGCGACCGCCTGCAGGAGATGTTCCATTTCCACACCATGACCATCCAGATCGAGGACTACTCTGAGGACATGAAGGACTGTCAGTCATGCCGGGGCCCCTCggactga
- the SLC30A2 gene encoding proton-coupled zinc antiporter SLC30A2 isoform X2, protein MKAGERMHLLDAKLAVGTYTTLWQDGTSSIPPSSPGLALQPTELAPQSSHYCHSQKGPGSHGDPKKRAWRQLCVASAFCLLFMIGEVIGGYLAHSLAIMTDAAHLLTDFASMLISLFSLWVSSRPATKTMNFGWHRAEILGALLSVLSIWVVTGVLVYLAAERLISGDYEIKEETMLITSGCAVVVNIIMGLILHQSGHGHSRNPEHSHNASQEQGSPSVRAAFIHVIGDFLQSLGVLVAAFILYFKPEYKFIDPICTFLFSILVLGTTLTILRDVILVLMEGSPRDRGGWRATVNGITKSQTRLSMQDPQGCGLHSRAESAAVRGGRGSLAQPAHLGADRGPAYTVCPHRHR, encoded by the exons ATGAAAGCGGGCGAGAGGATGCATCTGTTGGACGCCAAGCTTGCAGTCGG GACTTACACAACTCTGTGGCAGGATGGGACCAGCAGCATCCCTCCGTCTTCACCTGGCCTGGCCTTGCAGCCCACTGAGCTGGCTCCCCAGAGCAGCCACTACTGCCATTCCCAGAAGGGTCCTGGCAGTCACGGTGACCCCAAGAAGAGGGCCTGGCGCCAGCTCTGTGTGGCTTCTGCCTTCTGCCTGTTGTTCATGATTGGGGAAGTCATCG GTGGGTACCTGGCACATAGCTTGGCGATCATGACAGACGCAGCCCACCTGCTCACTGACTTTGCCAGCATGCTTATCAGCCTCTTCTCCCTGTGGGTGTCTTCCCGGCCAGCCACCAAGACCATGAACTTCGGTTGGCATCGAGCTG AGATCCTGGGTGCCCTGCTCTCTGTGCTGTCTATCTGGGTCGTGACGGGGGTGCTGGTGTACTTGGCGGCGGAAAGGCTGATCTCTGGAGACTATGAGATCAAGGAGGAGACCATGTTGATCACGTCGGGCTGTGCTGTGGTCGTGAACATCAT AATGGGGTTGATTCTTCACCAGTCTGGCCATGGACACAGCCGTAACCCCGAGCACAGCCACAACGCCAGCCAggagcagggaagccccagtgtccGAGCTGCCTTTATCCACGTCATTGGAGACTTTCTGCAGAGCTTGGGCGTTTTGGTGGCAGCCTTTATTTTATACTTCAAG CCAGAGTACAAGTTTATAGACCCCATCTGCACCTTCCTGTTCTCCATCCTCGTCCTGGGGACAACCTTGACCATCCTGAGAGATGTGATCCTGGTGCTGATGGAAGGTAGCCCGAG ggacagaggaggctggcgggctacagtcaatgggatcacaaagagtcagacacgactgagcatgca GGACCCCCAAGGGTGTGGACTTCACAGCCGTGCGGAATCTGCTGCTGTCCGTGGAGGGCGTGGAAGCCTTGCACAGCCTGCACATCTGGGCGCTGACCGTGGCCCAGCCTATACTGTCTGTCCACATCGCCATCG CTGA